In Gossypium raimondii isolate GPD5lz chromosome 12, ASM2569854v1, whole genome shotgun sequence, a single window of DNA contains:
- the LOC105765040 gene encoding haloacid dehalogenase-like hydrolase domain-containing protein Sgpp translates to MTAGENSLQSNKSIPDLAPLEAVLFDVDGTLCDSDPIHHQAFQEMLLEIGFNNGVPIDEEFFIKNIAGRHNDDIAATLFPDDLPRGEKFCEDKEAMFRRLASDKLPPINGLYKLTKWIEDHGLKKAAVTNAPRPNAELMISKLGLKDFFDVVIVGSECEHAKPYPDPYLKALELLKVSKDHTFICEDSASGIRAGVAAGMPVVGLTTRNPENVLMEANPTMLVKDYEDPKLWSALEELDKKGDSLKTAA, encoded by the exons ATGACGGCTGGTGAAAATTCTCTTCAGAG CAATAAATCTATTCCTGATCTTGCTCCTTTGGAAGCAGTATTATTTGATGTTGATGGAACTTTATGTGACTCGGATCCTATCCACCACCAAGCCTTTCAAGAAATGCTCCTAGAG ATTGGTTTCAACAATGGAGTTCCAATTGATGAAGAATTCTTTATCAAAAACATTGCTGGGAGGCACAATGATGATATTGCTGCTACTCTCTTCCCTGATGATTTACCGAGGGGCGAAAAGTTCTGTGAAGATAAGGAAGCCATGTTTCGGAG GTTGGCCTCAGACAAGTTGCCACCTATAAACGGATTATATAAACTAACGAAATGGATTGAAGATCATGGGTTGAAGAAAGCTGCTGTTACTAATGCTCCAAGACCTAATGCTGAACTCATGATCTCAAAACTTGGGCTCAAGGATTTCTTTGATGTTGTTATTGTAGGAAGCGAGTGCGAGCATGCCAAACCATACCCAGACCCTTACTTGAAGGCACTTGAACTACTCAAGGTGTCAAAGGATCACACATTTATATGTGAG GACTCTGCATCAGGGATAAGAGCAGGAGTTGCAGCTGGAATGCCTGTTGTGGGGTTGACAACCAGAAATCCTGAAAATGTACTTATGGAAGCCAATCCTACTATGCTTGTAAAGGATTATGAGGATCCGAAGTTATGGTCGGCCTTAGAGGAGCTTGATAAGAAAGGAGATTCTTTGAAAACAGCAGCTTGA
- the LOC105765038 gene encoding pentatricopeptide repeat-containing protein At1g32415, mitochondrial gives MRAITLSKASHSLLRYYLIHVRSQPIFSIHFLYVRSFESQSIFLNTHHSKLTFNDSQLLPLLSNHRLWEARNLLDRMPQRSNNGRVIHLTSLISKFSRNGFVNEAKALFEIMPERNIVSYNAMLSSFINSGRIGEARRFFEEMPERNVVSWTSMLCGLLESGRVLEGKIFFDNMPEKNVVSWNSMIGGLIKNGDLDEARLIFDAMPVRNIISSNTMIYGYAENCRMKEARDLFEVMEDRNVVTWTSMIAGYCRAGEVNEGYCLFCRMPERNIVSWTAMIGGFTWNGFYEEALLLFLEMTNYEIRPNTETFVSLAYACAGMGFPCLGKQLHAQVIVAGLEYDDYDGRLSRSLIQMYSVFGIMDFAYYIFKKILNNSSVQSYNAMITGYVRTGQLEKAQYVFDISPIRDKISWTSMIDGYLSIGQVFQASHLFNNMPEKDAVAWTTMISGYVQNEHFIEATALFLEMRAQGVFPLNATYSVLLGASGATANLDMGRQIHCMLEKTLYEFDLILENSLISMYAKCGLIDDAYNIFSTMVSKDLISWNSMIMGFSHHGLANETLKVFEAMLESGCRPNSITFLGILSACSHVGLISKALELFKSMSDIYRIEPGLEHYVSIVNLLGRAGRVKEAEEFVRSLPFEPDRAIWGALLGVCGLSETGAEIAKHAARKLLELDPMNAPAHVVLCNIYAARGLHMAEQKLRKEMGLKGVRKAPGCSWIQLNGRVHVFKSGDKLHQQADEVLSLLFGISDKSCKRISLRL, from the coding sequence ATGCGCGCCATCACTTTGTCAAAAGCCTCACATTCTCTTCTTCGCTACTATCTCATCCATGTTCGTTCCCAACCCATTTTCTCAATCCATTTCCTCTATGTTCGTTCCTTTGAATCtcaatccatttttttaaatactcaTCACTCAAAACTCACGTTCAATGATTCACAACTCCTCCCTTTGCTATCCAATCACCGTCTCTGGGAAGCTCGTAACCTGCTCGACAGAATGCCCCAAAGAAGCAATAATGGCCGCGTTATTCACTTAACTTCTCTTATCTCGAAGTTCTCTAGAAATGGTTTTGTTAATGAAGCCAAAGCACTGTTTGAAATTATGCCTGAGAGGAATATTGTTAGTTATAATGCTATGTTGTCGAGTTTTATAAACTCTGGGAGGATTGGTGAAGCGAGAAGGTTTTTTGAGGAAATGCCCGAGAGGAATGTGGTTTCGTGGACTTCGATGTTATGTGGGTTGCTGGAAAGTGGTAGAGTTCTTGAGGGAAAGATATTTTTTGATAATATGCCTGAAAAGAATGTTGTATCGTGGAATTCTATGATAGGTGGGCTGATTAAGAACGGGGATTTGGACGAGGCAAGGTTGATTTTTGATGCAATGCCGGTCCGtaacataatttcatcaaacactATGATTTATGGGTATGCTGAGAACTGTAGGATGAAAGAAGCTAGAGATTTGTTTGAGGTAATGGAGGATAGAAATGTGGTTACTTGGACTAGTATGATAGCAGGTTATTGCAGAGCTGGTGAAGTGAATGAAGGGTATTGTTTGTTTTGTAGAATGCCTGAGAGGAATATTGTTTCTTGGACTGCCATGATTGGAGGGTTTACTTGGAATGGTTTCTATGAAGAAGCCCTGTTGCTCTTTCTTGAAATGACTAACTATGAAATAAGACCAAATACTGAGACATTTGTATCACTTGCTTATGCTTGTGCTGGAATGGGATTTCCTTGTCTTGGAAAGCAGTTACATGCTCAAGTAATTGTTGCTGGATTGGAGTATGATGATTATGATGGCAGGTTATCTAGGAGCCTCATTCAGATGTATTCAGTTTTTGGTATCATGGACTttgcatattatatatttaagaaGATCTTAAATAACTCTTCAGTTCAATCTTATAATGCTATGATCACTGGCTATGTTCGCACTGGACAGTTGGAAAAGGCTCAATATGTGTTTGATATATCACCTATTAGAGATAAGATCTCGTGGACTTCAATGATTGATGGTTATTTAAGCATTGGACAAGTTTTTCAGGCAAGTCATTTATTTAACAACATGCCAGAAAAGGATGCAGTTGCATGGACAACAATGATTTCAGGCTATGtccaaaatgaacattttatagAAGCTACCGCTTTATTTTTGGAGATGCGGGCGCAAGGTGTTTTCCCTTTGAATGCTACATATTCTGTTCTTCTTGGAGCTTCTGGAGCAACCGCAAATCTTGATATGGGGAGACAAATCCATTGCATGCTTGAGAAAACactatatgaatttgatttgattcttgAGAATTCCCTTATCTCCATGTATGCCAAATGTGGGTTAATAGATGATGCATATAACATATTCTCAACTATGGTGTCTAAGGATCTGATTTCATGGAATTCAATGATCATGGGATTTTCTCATCATGGGCTAGCAAATGAAACTCTAAAGGTTTTTGAAGCCATGCTGGAATCTGGATGTCGCCCAAATTCTATTACCTTTTTGGGTATTCTATCAGCATGTAGTCATGTAGGCCTTATCAGTAAAGCATTGGAATTATTTAAATCAATGAGTGATATTTATCGAATTGAACCTGGTTTAGAGCATTATGTTAGTATAGTCAATCTGTTGGGCAGAGCAGGGAGAGTAAAGGAAGCAGAAGAGTTTGTCAGGAGTCTACCTTTTGAACCAGATCGTGCTATTTGGGGGGCATTACTCGGCGTATGTGGGCTCAGTGAGACAGGTGCAGAGATCGCTAAACATGCTGCCAGGAAACTGCTTGAGCTGGATCCAATGAATGCACCTGCCCACGTGGTTCTCTGCAATATATATGCAGCAAGAGGTCTGCACATGGCAGAGcagaaattgagaaaagaaatgggATTGAAAGGAGTAAGAAAAGCCCCTGGGTGTAGTTGGATACAGCTGAATGGGAGAGTTCATGTGTTCAAGTCAGGAGATAAACTTCATCAACAAGCAGATGAAgttttatcacttttatttgGGATTTCTGACAAATCATGCAAACGTATTTCACTCAGGCTTTGA
- the LOC105765039 gene encoding phragmoplastin DRP1E, which produces MATMESLIVTVNRIQRACTVLGDHGGDTNLPTLWEALPSVVVVGGQSSGKSSVLESIVGRDFLPRGSGIVTRRPLVLQLHKTERGLQEYGEFLHLPKKKFTDFSMVRKEIQDETDRMTGKSKQISPVPIHLSIYSPNVVNLTLIDLPGLTKVAVEGQPESIVQDIEIMVRSYVEKPNCIILAITPANQDIATSDAMKLSREVDPTGERTFGVLTKLDLMDKGTNAIDVLEGRAYPLQHPWVGIVNRSQADIKKNVDMIASRRKEREFFASSPDYGHLASKMGSEYLAKVLSKHLESVIRARLPGITSLINKSIEELEAELSHLGRSVAVDAGAQLYTILELCRAFDRIFKEHLDGGRPGGDRIYGVFDHQLPAALRKLPFDRHLSLQNIRKVVSEADGYQPHLIAPEQGYRRLIDGALNYFRGPAEASVDAVHFLLKELVRRSIAETQELKRFPTLQAEIAAAASEALERFREESKKTTLRMVDMESSYLTVDFFRKLPQEVEKGGNPTSSSVDRYAESHFRRIGSNVYSYVGMVSDTLRNTIPKAVVYCQVREAKQSLLDHFYIQLGKKEGKQLAQLLDEDPALMERRQQCVKRLELNKSARDEIDSVLWAR; this is translated from the exons ATGGCGACAATGGAGAGCTTGATTGTGACGGTGAACAGGATTCAGAGAGCTTGTACGGTGCTCGGTGATCACGGTGGCGACACTAATTTGCCTACTCTTTGGGAAGCTCTTCCCTCTGTTGTCGTCGTCGGAGGCCAg AGTTCTGGAAAGTCATCGGTGTTGGAGAGCATTGTAGGACGCGACTTCCTTCCTAGGGGATCAG GCATTGTGACGAGGAGACCACTAGTTTTGCAGCTACATAAAACAGAACGAGGGCTACAAGAATATGGAGAGTTCCTTCACTTGCCCAAGAAAAAATTCACTGACTTCT CTATGGTTCGGAAGGAAATCCAAGATGAAACTGATAGAATGACTGGGAAATCCAAACAGATTTCTCCTGTACCGATTCACCTCAGTATCTACTCACCAAATG TTGTCAACTTAACATTAATAGATCTGCCTGGTTTAACTAAGGTTGCCGTAG AGGGACAGCCTGAGAGTATTGTTCAAGACATAGAAATCATGGTTCGCTCATATGTTGAGAAG CCAAACTGCATCATCCTGGCCATAACTCCAGCTAATCAAGATATAGCGACATCTGATGCTATGAAGCTGTCTAGAGAAGTTGATCCAACAG GTGAAAGGACATTTGGTGTATTAACCAAGCTTGATTTGATGGACAAGGGAACAAATGCAATAGAT GTTCTTGAGGGAAGAGCTTATCCACTTCAACACCCTTGGGTTGGAATTGTAAACCGTTCACAAGctgatattaaaaaaaatgtcgaCATGATTGCTTCTAGGCGGAAGGAGCGCGAGTTCTTTGCCTCTAGTCCTGATTATGGACATTTAGCTAGCAAAATGGGCTCAGAATATCTTGCAAAAGTTCTCTCAAAG CATTTGGAATCTGTAATTCGAGCTCGCCTTCCTGGCATTActtctttaattaacaaaagTATCGAAGAACTTGAAGCAGAGTTGTCCCATCTTGGTAGATCTGTTGCTGTTGATGCTGGG GCCCAATTATACACCATCTTAGAGTTATGTCGAGCATTTGATCGAATATTCAAGGAGCATTTGGATGGCGG GCGGCCAGGTGGAGATCGCATTTATGGAGTTTTTGACCATCAGCTGCCAGCTGCTTTAAGGAAGCTTCCATTTGACCGTCATTTGTCACTGCAAAACATAAGGAAAGTGGTCTCAGAGGCAGATGGGTACCAACCTCATTTAATTGCTCCTGAGCAAGGTTATCGACGTCTCATTGATGGTGCACTTAATTACTTCAGAGGCCCAGCAGAGGCTTCTGTAGATGCT GTTCACTTTCTTTTAAAAGAGCTTGTAAGAAGGTCAATTGCAGAAACTCAG GAGTTGAAACGCTTTCCAACTCTCCAAGCTGAAATTGCAGCGGCTGCAAGTGAAGCATTGGAGAGGTTTCGTGAAGAGAGTAAGAAGACAACTTTGCGGATGGTGGACATGGAGTCATCATACTTGACAGTGGATTTCTTTCGGAAGCTCCCCCAAGAAGTGGAGAAAGGTGGAAACCCAACTTCCTCATCTGTTGATAGATATGCTGAAAGTCACTTCCGCAGAATAGGATCAAATGTTTATTCTTATGTGGGTATGGTGTCTGATACGCTTAGAAATACCATTCCTAAGGCTGTGGTTTATTGCCAAGTGAGGGAGGCCAAGCAGTCATTGCTTGATCACTTCTATATACAACTGGGCAAAAAGGAG GGCAAGCAGCTGGCACAGTTACTGGATGAAGATCCTGCATTGATGGAAAGGAGGCAACAATGTGTCAAGAGGCTTGAGTTAAACAAATCTGCGAGGGATGAGATTGATTCAGTCTTGTGGGCCAGATGA
- the LOC105765041 gene encoding expansin-like B1, which yields MALSLPSLLILLTTLLLTTEATTFIHSRAAYYPNSDEHGTDVGACGFGSFGATINGGDVSAASDLYRNGVGCGDCYQVRCTNSHYCSDKGVTVVITDQGSGPNTDFILSRRAFGRMAQTKDAAASLLALGVVDIEYRRVSCSYPNKNITIKIDENSNYPYYLAFVLWYQQGDKDITAVQLCETQNFVCKLLDRSYGAVWTTTSPPSGPLSLRMLLSGEDGDESWIVPVNNIPENWKAGETYDTGVQIDI from the exons ATGGCTCTCTCTCTTCCATCCCTTCTGATCCTTTTAACAACTTTGCTTCTCACAACAGAGGCAACGACTTTCATCCATTCGCGAGCAGCTTACTACCCAAACTCTGATGAACATGGAACAGATG TGGGTGCATGCGGTTTTGGTTCTTTTGGAGCAACAATAAACGGTGGAGATGTATCAGCAGCGTCTGATCTCTACCGTAATGGTGTAGGCTGTGGTGATTGCTACCAG GTGAGGTGCACCAACAGCCACTATTGCTCAGACAAAGGTGTGACTGTGGTTATAACCGATCAAGGCTCAGGCCCCAATACTGACTTTATCCTGAGCAGACGAGCCTTTGGTAGGATGGCTCAGACAAAAGATGCAGCTGCATCTCTATTAGCCCTTGGAGTTGTTGACATTGAATATAGGCG TGTTTCATGCAGCTACCCCAACAAAAATATTACCATCAAGATAGATGAGAACAGCAACTACCCTTACTATTTAGCATTTGTCCTATGGTATCAACAAGGGGATAAGGATATCACAGCTGTGCAGCTATGTGAG ACCCAAAACTTTGTGTGCAAGCTCTTGGATAGGAGTTATGGAGCAGTATGGACAACCACTTCACCACCAAGTGGTCCATTGTCTTTAAGGATGTTATTGAGCGGAGAGGACGGAGATGAATCTTGGATTGTTCCTGTTAACAACATACCAGAAAATTGGAAAGCTGGAGAGACATATGACACAGGAGTACAAATTGATATCTAG
- the LOC105765042 gene encoding non-specific lipid-transfer protein 8, which translates to MMGSRIKISALGVTMLLLLIAPASNAAISCSVVIKDLRPCVNYLTKGSGKPPSACCAGASALASATSSSADKKAACECIKSASKNIKPNNQLAQALPSNCGITLPVTISPNVDCSKVG; encoded by the exons ATGATGGGTTCGAGAATCAAAATCTCAGCTCTGGGTGTTACTATGCTTCTGCTGTTGATTGCCCCAGCTTCCAACGCTGCCATTTCGTGCAGTGTTGTGATAAAGGACCTGAGGCCTTGCGTGAACTATCTTACGAAGGGGAGCGGAAAACCACCGTCCGCTTGTTGTGCGGGAGCCTCCGCTCTGGCATCCGCCACCTCGTCGTCTGCCGACAAGAAGGCTGCTTGTGAATGCATCAAATCAGCGTCTAAGAATATTAAACCCAATAACCAGCTAGCTCAGGCTCTTCCTTCTAATTGTGGAATCACTTTGCCCGTCACCATTTCACCAAATGTCGATTGTTCCAA GGTTGGTTGA
- the LOC105765037 gene encoding uncharacterized protein LOC105765037 has protein sequence MGLLSWFRGDSKPQTQTAPKSDETPKPVPGMNGAVEIPRSESVTVFEFGSVAATADKVTLAGFCPVSDELEPCRWEILSAKGSDAPQFRVVF, from the coding sequence ATGGGTCTTCTTTCTTGGTTCAGAGGTGACTCCAAACCTCAAACCCAAACAGCACCCAAGTCCGATGAGACCCCGAAGCCCGTTCCGGGAATGAACGGCGCTGTTGAAATTCCCCGGTCCGAGAGTGTTACGGTATTCGAGTTCGGGTCCGTAGCCGCTACTGCAGATAAGGTTACGTTAGCCGGATTCTGCCCCGTGTCCGACGAGCTCGAGCCTTGCCGCTGGGAGATTCTGTCCGCCAAGGGATCCGACGCTCCCCAGTTTCGTGTCGTCTTTTGA